In Bradyrhizobium sp. CCBAU 051011, the following are encoded in one genomic region:
- a CDS encoding Trm112 family protein, which translates to MNALPERLDSTVDPKLLEILVCPVTKGPLEFDSTRQELISRSAKLAYPIRDGIPIMLPEEARKIE; encoded by the coding sequence ATGAACGCCCTGCCCGAACGCCTCGACAGCACCGTCGATCCGAAATTGCTGGAGATCCTGGTCTGTCCGGTGACCAAGGGTCCGCTCGAATTCGATTCAACCCGGCAGGAGCTGATCTCGCGTTCGGCGAAACTCGCCTACCCGATCCGCGACGGCATTCCGATCATGCTGCCGGAAGAGGCGCGGAAGATCGAGTGA